One part of the bacterium genome encodes these proteins:
- the folP gene encoding dihydropteroate synthase, producing MHKEARRRDFDLVRLFNNHYRIVIMGVVNTTPDSFSDGGYFLDPSAAVAQALRLVEQGADIIDIGGESSRPGAMPVSESEELQRVIPVVSELAGKCSVPISIDTTKSAVARAALEAGASIINDISALHHDPEMAQVAAKHNAGLVLMHMRGTPQQMQQDTAYSDLIGEIVDYLSVAITKAESAGVAPDKIMVDPGIGFGKDLEGNLSILRSISQLKSLGKPVLIGASRKSFIGRLTGADSGNRLAGSIAAATAAVLNGASAVRVHDVAETRQAVDLAIRLRGTP from the coding sequence ATGCACAAAGAAGCTCGACGACGCGATTTCGACTTAGTTCGGCTTTTTAACAATCATTATCGAATTGTAATTATGGGCGTGGTAAATACCACGCCCGATTCTTTTTCCGACGGCGGATACTTCCTCGATCCATCCGCTGCTGTTGCTCAAGCCTTGCGCCTCGTCGAGCAGGGTGCCGATATCATCGACATCGGTGGTGAATCCTCGCGCCCCGGTGCAATGCCAGTCTCTGAATCAGAAGAACTCCAGCGCGTCATACCAGTCGTTTCCGAACTGGCAGGGAAGTGCTCTGTCCCGATTTCCATCGACACCACCAAATCTGCCGTTGCTCGCGCCGCGCTCGAAGCCGGCGCTTCCATCATCAACGACATCTCGGCTCTCCACCACGATCCTGAAATGGCGCAGGTTGCCGCAAAGCACAATGCCGGTCTGGTGCTGATGCACATGCGCGGCACGCCCCAGCAAATGCAGCAGGACACCGCTTACTCAGACCTGATCGGCGAAATAGTCGACTATCTGTCTGTGGCAATTACGAAGGCCGAATCCGCTGGTGTCGCTCCAGACAAAATTATGGTCGATCCAGGCATTGGTTTTGGCAAAGATCTCGAAGGCAATCTTTCGATCTTACGCTCAATTTCTCAACTCAAGTCCCTCGGCAAACCGGTCTTGATCGGCGCCTCGCGCAAATCCTTCATTGGCCGTCTGACAGGAGCTGACTCAGGCAACAGGCTTGCCGGTTCAATCGCTGCCGCAACAGCTGCTGTACTCAACGGTGCCTCTGCCGTTCGCGTCCACGATGTTGCCGAAACCCGCCAGGCCGTCGATCTCGCAATTAGATTGAGAGGAACACCGTAG
- the hpt gene encoding hypoxanthine phosphoribosyltransferase: MAHKHRILISPEQLESRISELADLIRHDYRDKNPVLLGTLKGSFVFLATLALKLDFDLQIDFISARSYGNSDISSGVVDLYKNLSIDIRHRHVLVVEDIVDSGFTLRILLEDFELAKPSSVNVITLLNKPANRKVEVPIKYVGFDIENDFVVGFGLDYSEKYRNLPYIAVLNRDEVSS; the protein is encoded by the coding sequence ATCGCTCACAAACATCGCATTCTCATCAGCCCGGAACAACTCGAGTCGCGCATTTCTGAATTGGCAGATTTGATTCGCCATGACTACCGCGACAAGAATCCGGTGCTCTTGGGGACTCTCAAAGGAAGTTTCGTCTTCCTGGCAACATTGGCGCTGAAGCTGGATTTTGATCTCCAGATCGACTTCATTTCCGCCCGCTCCTATGGCAATTCCGATATCTCGTCAGGCGTCGTCGATCTCTACAAGAACTTGTCAATAGACATCCGCCATCGCCACGTCTTGGTCGTTGAAGACATTGTCGACTCCGGTTTCACTCTCCGTATCCTGCTTGAGGATTTTGAGTTAGCGAAACCAAGCTCGGTTAACGTAATTACTTTGCTGAACAAGCCGGCCAATCGCAAAGTCGAAGTGCCGATAAAGTATGTTGGTTTTGACATAGAAAACGATTTTGTTGTCGGTTTCGGTCTCGATTATTCCGAGAAGTACCGGAACCTGCCATATATTGCGGTGTTAAATCGTGATGAAGTGAGTTCGTAA
- the rmuC gene encoding DNA recombination protein RmuC, with product MITAIITFIVGFALGAAVIYLLKSRQKEEARAIADELLRDSDVRRQQDIDRVIEHVKLSFGSLSSEALTKANDEFLKLRKSLMESDREVHVKELDSKKGLIDESLKSVKTELDKVQQLMVGLEKDRATKYGELDSSLKSHQAQVQSLLQTANSLREALASTKARGQWGERMAEDVLRLAGFIENVNYYKQKTMNEGRSRPDFSFPLPQGLMLNMDVKFPLDNYLRYLESGNETEESRYRSDFLRDVRNHVKAVCGRDYINPVEKTVDYVLLFIPNEQVYAFIHESDRALLDDAMRSKVIICSPLTLYAILAVIRQASDNFAFERASEQILLAVDSFDKQWKMFVDKMDTVGKRLEDSQKAFVDLTGTRRRQLDRVIDKIQDLRAQKGIELLDDTTDSEN from the coding sequence ATGATCACAGCAATCATCACATTCATTGTCGGATTCGCACTTGGAGCCGCAGTTATCTACCTGCTCAAGTCGCGCCAAAAGGAAGAAGCTCGTGCCATTGCCGATGAACTCCTGCGCGACAGCGATGTCCGTCGCCAGCAAGATATCGACCGCGTTATCGAACACGTCAAATTGAGCTTCGGCAGCCTTTCCAGCGAAGCTTTAACCAAAGCCAACGACGAATTCCTCAAACTTCGCAAGTCCCTGATGGAATCCGACCGCGAGGTCCACGTCAAGGAACTCGACTCCAAGAAGGGCCTCATCGACGAATCTCTCAAGTCCGTCAAAACCGAACTCGACAAGGTCCAACAACTAATGGTCGGCCTCGAAAAAGATCGCGCCACCAAATACGGCGAACTCGACTCCAGCCTCAAATCGCATCAGGCGCAAGTGCAATCATTGTTGCAGACCGCCAACTCGCTTCGTGAAGCTCTCGCCTCCACCAAGGCACGCGGCCAGTGGGGTGAACGCATGGCAGAGGATGTCCTCAGGCTTGCCGGCTTTATCGAGAATGTAAATTACTACAAGCAGAAAACAATGAACGAGGGCCGCTCGCGCCCCGACTTCAGCTTCCCGCTGCCGCAGGGCTTGATGCTCAACATGGATGTCAAATTCCCGCTCGACAACTATCTGCGTTATCTGGAATCAGGCAACGAAACCGAAGAGTCCCGCTATCGCAGCGACTTCCTCCGTGATGTCCGCAATCACGTCAAAGCCGTCTGCGGCCGCGATTACATCAATCCGGTAGAGAAGACCGTCGACTACGTCCTGCTGTTTATTCCCAACGAACAGGTTTACGCTTTCATCCACGAGTCAGATCGCGCACTTCTCGATGATGCCATGCGCAGCAAAGTCATCATTTGCTCGCCGCTGACTCTCTATGCAATCCTGGCCGTGATTCGCCAAGCCTCTGACAACTTTGCCTTTGAGCGCGCATCCGAACAAATCCTTCTCGCAGTCGACTCATTCGACAAGCAATGGAAGATGTTCGTTGACAAAATGGATACTGTAGGGAAGAGATTAGAAGATTCGCAAAAGGCTTTCGTTGATTTGACAGGCACCCGTCGGCGTCAACTTGATCGCGTCATCGATAAAATTCAAGACCTCCGTGCCCAAAAGGGCATCGAACTCCTCGACGACACCACCGATTCCGAAAATTAA
- the ftsH gene encoding ATP-dependent zinc metalloprotease FtsH has product MIIFVAVRFLSAPQADRAEITYSEMLAQLSSDNISEVTFVEREVRGKFKAKYLPESAKGRTEGVANFLVRIPFADTDLVDKFSEAGVKISAEKSDDGWIGYLITLAPFLLIILLWVFIMRQMQGGGPKGLFSFGKSKAKLMSEDRPKVTFNDVAGADEAKEELAEIIEFLKEPGKFQKLGGKIPKGALLVGPPGTGKTLLARAVAGEAGVPFFSMSGSDFVEMFVGVGASRVRDLFDQGKKNAPCIIFIDEIDAVGRLRGAGLGGGHDEREQTLNQLLVEMDGFESNEGVILVAATNRPDVLDPALLRPGRFDRQIIVNLPDVKGREGILLVHTKKINMSDDVELKLIARGTPGMSGADLANVVNEAALLAARRNGDKVTMRDFEQAKDKVMMGAERRSLVISEEEKRTTAYHEAGHALVGKLIPKADPVYKVTIIPRGLALGVTSFLPTEEKHTYSKEYLETKLIYLMGGRAAEKLVFDQLTTGAGNDIERATDLARKMVCSWGMTDALGPLTFGKSREEIFIGREIAQHRDYSEKTSQAIDDEIRRIVERAYNNAEEILQGNLDKLHMLATALLDHEILDSDEIDRIMRGEKLDKIPVNLRTA; this is encoded by the coding sequence ATGATCATCTTCGTCGCCGTTCGCTTCTTGTCCGCGCCGCAAGCTGATCGCGCCGAAATTACTTACAGCGAAATGCTCGCCCAGCTAAGCTCGGACAACATCTCCGAAGTGACATTTGTCGAGCGCGAAGTCCGTGGCAAGTTCAAAGCTAAATACCTTCCCGAAAGTGCCAAAGGACGTACCGAGGGCGTCGCGAACTTCCTCGTTCGTATCCCATTTGCCGATACCGACCTGGTCGACAAGTTCAGCGAAGCCGGCGTCAAGATCAGCGCGGAAAAATCCGATGATGGTTGGATCGGCTACCTGATAACCCTTGCTCCATTTCTCTTGATTATCCTGCTGTGGGTTTTCATCATGCGCCAAATGCAGGGCGGCGGACCCAAGGGGCTCTTCTCCTTCGGCAAGTCCAAAGCCAAACTTATGTCCGAGGATCGTCCAAAAGTCACCTTCAATGATGTTGCCGGTGCTGACGAAGCAAAAGAAGAACTCGCTGAAATCATCGAATTCCTCAAAGAGCCCGGTAAGTTCCAAAAGCTCGGCGGCAAGATTCCCAAAGGCGCTTTGCTCGTCGGTCCTCCCGGAACCGGAAAAACCCTTCTTGCCCGCGCCGTCGCTGGCGAGGCAGGTGTGCCGTTCTTCTCGATGTCTGGTTCCGACTTCGTCGAAATGTTCGTCGGTGTCGGTGCGTCTCGCGTCCGTGACTTGTTCGATCAGGGCAAGAAAAACGCCCCCTGCATCATCTTCATCGACGAAATCGATGCCGTCGGCAGACTCCGTGGCGCCGGTCTTGGCGGTGGCCACGACGAACGCGAACAGACTTTGAATCAGCTTCTGGTCGAAATGGACGGCTTCGAATCCAACGAAGGCGTCATCCTAGTCGCGGCTACTAACCGCCCCGACGTACTCGATCCGGCACTTCTGCGACCCGGTCGATTCGACCGCCAAATCATCGTCAATCTGCCCGACGTGAAGGGCCGCGAAGGCATCCTTTTGGTCCATACCAAGAAGATCAACATGTCCGACGATGTCGAACTCAAGTTGATCGCCCGAGGTACTCCCGGTATGTCGGGAGCTGATCTGGCAAACGTCGTCAACGAAGCCGCTCTGTTGGCTGCACGTCGCAACGGCGACAAGGTCACCATGCGCGACTTTGAGCAAGCCAAAGACAAAGTCATGATGGGTGCCGAGCGCCGTTCGCTTGTCATCTCCGAAGAAGAAAAGCGCACTACTGCCTATCACGAGGCCGGACATGCGCTCGTCGGCAAACTCATTCCCAAGGCTGACCCGGTTTACAAAGTCACGATCATTCCGCGCGGTCTCGCCCTTGGCGTAACCAGCTTCCTCCCGACAGAAGAGAAGCACACCTACTCCAAGGAATATCTCGAAACCAAGCTCATCTACTTGATGGGTGGCCGTGCCGCTGAGAAGCTCGTCTTTGACCAGCTCACTACTGGGGCAGGCAATGACATTGAACGCGCCACCGACCTGGCTCGCAAAATGGTCTGCTCGTGGGGTATGACGGATGCGCTGGGACCGTTGACCTTCGGCAAATCGCGCGAGGAAATCTTTATTGGCCGCGAAATAGCCCAGCATCGCGATTATTCTGAGAAGACCTCGCAGGCGATTGATGACGAAATTCGTCGCATCGTTGAACGCGCTTATAACAACGCCGAAGAGATTCTCCAGGGCAATCTCGACAAGCTACACATGCTTGCAACCGCTCTTCTCGATCACGAGATTCTCGACAGCGATGAAATTGACCGGATCATGCGCGGCGAGAAACTTGACAAGATTCCGGTCAACTTGCGTACTGCCTAA
- the tilS gene encoding tRNA lysidine(34) synthetase TilS, whose amino-acid sequence MNRPKTQANDLELQIPPARSILVALSGGPDSTLLLHLLLRESKSLKFKLFAAHINYRLRHKDSDADEAFCRDLCMKLGVKLFVKKLPIGAMAKSNLQENARRIRYEYFDELCEKHDIDFIATGHNRDDNVETVIMNLGRGAGTFGLGGINPREGNIIRPLLNYSRTEIESYLKANKIKFRTDGSNLETNYLRNRVRLQLLPQMASLFGEALPGNIHRAARLLSEQEHALRQIADELIATDARTTAGGKIVLDLDKFHLYYPMLQRLVIALCYERMHGSLKDFDFGTSERVLEVASGSTDLVDLKAGIFAERCDRVMYIYRRSPSTRPVAIKRTGKTKAAAFWAEFSFARIPRASVNRDDLRSGQNLRVYFDAAKLRGQLTVRSVREGDKFSPLGMSGHRKLSDLLIDAKVDRPLRDEIPIVLCDDKIVWVVGLAICEDYKVTDTTKTVVQLEVKPYRGI is encoded by the coding sequence ATGAACCGTCCTAAGACCCAAGCCAACGACCTCGAATTGCAAATCCCCCCGGCAAGGTCCATCCTCGTCGCACTTTCTGGTGGACCCGATTCAACGTTGCTCCTGCACCTGCTTCTTCGGGAGTCGAAATCGCTCAAATTCAAGCTCTTCGCCGCACATATCAACTATCGCTTGCGGCACAAAGACTCCGATGCCGACGAAGCATTCTGCCGGGACCTCTGCATGAAGCTCGGCGTCAAGCTCTTCGTGAAGAAACTCCCAATCGGTGCAATGGCGAAATCCAATCTCCAGGAAAACGCCCGCCGGATTCGTTACGAATACTTCGACGAACTCTGCGAAAAGCACGACATCGACTTTATCGCCACCGGCCACAACCGCGACGACAACGTCGAAACCGTCATCATGAATCTTGGCCGAGGCGCCGGTACTTTCGGACTGGGCGGAATCAATCCCCGGGAGGGCAACATTATCCGACCGCTGCTCAATTACAGTCGCACTGAAATCGAGAGTTACCTCAAGGCTAACAAGATTAAGTTCCGCACCGACGGCTCCAACCTCGAAACTAATTACCTGCGAAATCGCGTTCGCCTGCAACTTCTGCCGCAAATGGCGAGTCTATTTGGTGAGGCGTTGCCCGGCAACATTCACCGCGCCGCAAGATTGCTTTCGGAACAGGAGCACGCTCTCAGGCAGATTGCCGACGAACTAATCGCAACCGATGCGCGCACCACTGCGGGCGGGAAAATTGTTCTTGATTTGGATAAATTCCACCTCTATTATCCAATGTTACAGCGGCTTGTGATCGCACTGTGCTACGAACGTATGCACGGCTCGCTCAAGGATTTCGATTTTGGCACCAGCGAGCGCGTACTTGAAGTCGCTTCCGGTTCAACCGACCTTGTCGATTTGAAGGCCGGAATCTTCGCCGAGCGTTGTGATCGCGTGATGTACATCTATCGCCGATCTCCGTCAACTCGGCCCGTTGCAATCAAGCGCACCGGCAAGACCAAGGCCGCCGCTTTCTGGGCAGAGTTTTCTTTCGCCCGGATACCTAGAGCTTCGGTCAATCGTGACGACTTGCGCAGCGGTCAGAATCTGCGTGTCTATTTCGACGCAGCCAAACTGCGCGGTCAACTAACAGTTCGCTCCGTTCGCGAGGGCGACAAATTCAGCCCGCTCGGCATGTCGGGACATCGCAAGCTCTCCGACCTTCTGATCGACGCGAAGGTCGACCGTCCGTTGCGCGATGAGATTCCGATTGTCTTGTGTGACGACAAAATCGTCTGGGTCGTCGGCTTGGCGATTTGCGAAGATTATAAAGTTACCGATACTACTAAAACAGTGGTCCAGTTGGAGGTAAAACCTTATCGAGGCATTTGA
- a CDS encoding TIGR00159 family protein has product MELFTYKFLKFTLVDLIDVAVVATILYKFLSLMKGTRAAQMITGLTLLFVLAFFAYWFQLQGVMWLFTNLATVGFVVLVILFQPEIRGVLAQIGHSRVVRFFYRTEESVSVDEITRAAMRLSVLKHGALIVLERTVGLKDFIQSGKELNTSVSEEMITTIFTPYTPLHDGAIIIRGDTIIAAACMLPLSQNPAYLKMFGMRHKAAVGITEESDAICMVVSEETGEISIAYEGTLRRDIERTQLKDVLTRFLKV; this is encoded by the coding sequence GTGGAACTCTTCACCTACAAGTTTCTCAAATTCACCCTCGTCGACCTTATCGATGTCGCTGTAGTCGCAACAATCCTCTACAAGTTCCTTTCCCTGATGAAAGGCACCCGCGCCGCGCAAATGATCACCGGACTGACTCTACTTTTCGTCCTCGCGTTTTTTGCCTATTGGTTCCAACTTCAGGGCGTGATGTGGCTCTTTACAAATCTCGCCACCGTCGGCTTTGTCGTGCTGGTAATTCTCTTCCAGCCCGAAATCCGCGGCGTACTCGCGCAGATCGGCCACTCGCGAGTCGTTCGATTCTTCTATCGCACCGAAGAATCAGTCTCAGTTGACGAAATCACCCGTGCCGCCATGCGCCTCAGCGTTCTCAAACACGGCGCACTCATCGTCCTCGAACGCACCGTTGGTCTCAAGGACTTCATCCAGAGCGGCAAAGAACTCAATACCTCCGTTTCGGAGGAAATGATCACCACCATCTTCACGCCATACACGCCGCTCCACGACGGCGCCATCATTATCCGTGGCGACACCATCATTGCGGCAGCCTGCATGTTGCCCCTTTCGCAAAATCCGGCCTACTTGAAAATGTTCGGCATGCGCCACAAAGCCGCCGTCGGCATCACCGAGGAATCCGACGCTATCTGCATGGTCGTTAGCGAAGAGACCGGCGAAATCTCCATCGCCTACGAGGGCACCTTGCGCCGCGACATCGAGCGCACACAGCTCAAAGACGTGCTTACGCGCTTCCTCAAAGTGTAG
- a CDS encoding tetratricopeptide repeat protein, producing MISCKALVAALVIFALFLAAGCSQSSLSQGERALEMGNYQLAIDHLESALKEKPTDAKVMRSLGQAYYHKGDFAKSETYLVEAQKSLPNDGIVSLYQGMIAENKGDFAGAEKFYRSYLAKNGKSKAADAIRGRLLFVQNENLRLQVANAVKQEDAISKEVPAQNTVGVLPFAVHNKSDETTRSLATGLQTVTWYDLSSIEELQVVERLEFKYLIKELELAEEGFSDKNSAPRLGKLVRAGNLVNASVDKPNESSFTLNSALVNTSDAAFKPTYGKDAKLKDAMKMQKDMVLSVVDSLGIDVKGSRRQTLKKAPTENYEAFLAFSQGVELYDNGEFVKAKSMFERAMSLDPKFNLARQLANDATLLGNNSGPINTFDTKILSTLVNDDVIFFDPVTHVINITDPGVVDPRTQDQPQENSTGTATVSGTIR from the coding sequence ATGATTAGCTGCAAGGCACTTGTTGCCGCGCTGGTGATCTTTGCCCTGTTTCTTGCTGCAGGATGCAGCCAGAGCAGCCTCAGTCAAGGCGAACGCGCCCTTGAGATGGGGAACTACCAATTGGCGATTGATCATCTCGAGTCGGCGTTGAAGGAGAAGCCAACGGACGCCAAGGTGATGCGCTCTTTGGGACAGGCATATTATCACAAGGGCGACTTCGCCAAGTCAGAGACTTACTTGGTTGAGGCACAGAAGAGCCTTCCGAATGACGGAATAGTGTCACTGTATCAGGGGATGATCGCCGAGAACAAGGGCGATTTCGCTGGAGCTGAGAAGTTCTATCGCAGTTATCTGGCGAAGAACGGGAAATCGAAGGCAGCGGACGCAATTCGTGGGCGGTTGCTATTCGTACAGAACGAAAACCTGCGGCTTCAGGTTGCCAATGCTGTGAAGCAGGAAGATGCGATTTCGAAGGAAGTGCCGGCTCAGAATACGGTAGGTGTATTGCCGTTTGCCGTACACAACAAATCGGATGAGACGACGCGATCACTTGCGACCGGATTGCAGACGGTGACGTGGTATGATCTGTCTTCGATTGAGGAACTTCAGGTGGTCGAAAGACTCGAATTCAAGTATCTGATCAAGGAATTGGAACTGGCGGAAGAAGGATTTTCAGACAAGAATTCCGCGCCGCGACTGGGCAAGCTGGTTCGCGCCGGGAATCTGGTGAATGCTAGTGTAGACAAGCCGAACGAAAGTTCATTCACGTTGAATTCGGCGTTGGTGAACACTTCGGACGCGGCATTTAAGCCGACCTACGGCAAGGACGCGAAGCTCAAAGACGCGATGAAGATGCAAAAGGATATGGTTCTATCGGTGGTCGACAGTCTGGGTATTGATGTTAAGGGAAGCCGCAGACAAACACTAAAGAAGGCACCGACAGAAAACTACGAGGCGTTCTTAGCGTTTAGTCAAGGCGTCGAGTTGTATGACAACGGCGAATTCGTGAAAGCGAAAAGCATGTTTGAGCGTGCAATGAGTCTTGATCCGAAATTCAATCTCGCGCGTCAACTTGCGAACGATGCAACGTTGTTGGGAAACAACTCAGGGCCGATCAACACGTTTGATACAAAGATTCTGTCGACGCTGGTAAACGACGATGTGATTTTCTTCGATCCGGTGACTCATGTCATCAACATAACTGACCCCGGCGTAGTTGATCCGCGCACGCAGGATCAACCGCAGGAAAACAGCACAGGCACCGCAACCGTCTCCGGGACGATCAGGTAA
- a CDS encoding carboxypeptidase regulatory-like domain-containing protein, giving the protein MMKIRNVILLSLLMLAVVAGGCSKDRTTTPDESNAANVSVRLEKTSLTARIDLMRLTVFQSESLITQATTTVVDGEFTFGGVVLEVGDYIFVVEGIDILPDDNQIVIYGGQSEVTIDAGLNPITVIDVRPVAPMVRIAPYEQLTAAAATFTSQLEIWNIPEFRNGQFTVELDPARVRFVDATAANDDWGTLNIISEVIENQLRLTVTRTSESDVVPSDEAIINLSFSAISAGTTTLEPVIVGMIDDEGNIPGLATVYEEAQNVTIVGGGGGDRGVLTGHVTAATTGGPLVEAQVSITGPANRTTTTNSAGVYLFDDLQYGTYEVTATISGYITLSRTIVHNAALTTSEFALTEQLAQGQFRIVLSWGETPTDLDAHFWTTVSEQVYEVYYGDQGVANEPPYVILDTDDQDGLGPETITMFQLSSTGVFAVKNYVGTPAITESNAQIEVYSTTGKIANFSVPTTGTGVWWYVFDISPQGVITTRNTISDTPPLPSQDGSPGMPAVKQLR; this is encoded by the coding sequence ATGATGAAAATAAGAAATGTAATACTATTGTCGCTGTTGATGCTTGCCGTAGTGGCAGGCGGATGCAGCAAGGATCGCACGACGACGCCGGATGAATCGAATGCCGCCAATGTGTCGGTGCGACTGGAGAAGACATCGCTGACTGCGCGGATAGACTTGATGCGACTGACAGTCTTCCAGAGTGAGTCGTTAATCACTCAGGCAACGACAACAGTCGTTGATGGAGAATTCACTTTTGGCGGCGTTGTACTTGAGGTGGGAGACTATATTTTTGTCGTGGAAGGAATTGATATACTTCCGGACGACAATCAGATTGTGATTTATGGCGGTCAGTCAGAAGTGACGATTGATGCAGGTCTGAATCCAATTACAGTAATCGATGTTCGTCCTGTTGCTCCGATGGTTCGAATTGCGCCATATGAGCAGTTGACGGCGGCGGCGGCGACGTTCACTTCTCAATTGGAAATCTGGAATATTCCCGAATTCAGAAACGGGCAGTTCACCGTCGAACTTGATCCGGCAAGAGTTAGATTTGTCGACGCGACTGCTGCAAATGATGATTGGGGCACGCTGAACATCATCAGTGAAGTGATCGAAAATCAGCTCAGGCTAACGGTGACTCGTACCAGCGAAAGCGACGTTGTACCAAGTGATGAGGCTATCATTAATCTTTCGTTCTCAGCGATTAGCGCGGGGACGACTACGCTGGAACCGGTGATCGTCGGGATGATTGATGATGAGGGTAACATTCCGGGATTGGCGACTGTTTATGAAGAAGCACAGAATGTAACAATCGTTGGCGGCGGCGGCGGTGACCGCGGTGTGTTGACGGGACATGTGACGGCCGCAACAACGGGTGGACCTTTGGTGGAAGCACAGGTTTCGATAACCGGCCCAGCCAACAGAACGACGACGACGAACAGCGCAGGCGTGTATCTTTTTGATGATCTTCAGTACGGGACGTACGAAGTTACCGCGACGATCTCGGGTTACATAACGTTGTCGCGCACGATTGTACACAACGCGGCGTTAACGACCTCGGAGTTTGCATTGACTGAGCAGTTGGCCCAAGGGCAGTTCCGTATCGTACTGTCGTGGGGCGAGACTCCGACCGACTTGGATGCACACTTCTGGACTACCGTAAGTGAACAAGTTTATGAAGTTTATTACGGTGACCAGGGCGTCGCGAATGAGCCGCCTTACGTGATACTGGATACTGACGATCAGGACGGGCTGGGACCGGAAACGATCACGATGTTCCAACTGTCGAGTACAGGCGTCTTCGCAGTCAAGAACTATGTCGGAACGCCGGCGATTACGGAGTCGAATGCACAGATTGAAGTGTACTCGACGACTGGTAAGATTGCCAACTTCAGCGTACCGACGACTGGTACCGGAGTTTGGTGGTATGTGTTTGATATTTCGCCACAAGGTGTGATAACTACACGAAATACGATTTCGGATACTCCTCCCCTACCGTCACAAGACGGCTCGCCGGGTATGCCGGCGGTGAAGCAGCTGCGGTAG